GATTGCATGCCTACATGACCTGATGAGATCCTTCAAACCGtcattcaaatttattttgcatgtgtgtgtattCATTTGCAAATCATGTTGATGTGTACTCACTTTCGTTGTCATTCTTCTTTTAGTTACTTTTGGCATTCGTACCATACACAATGTTGTTAACTAGTAAAAAATTCTTAGTCTGAAATATCTCAGTTTTCTTGACATAGGTTTCTGATATTCAGGTTGATTGCCTCAAGTAGGTTTAAGGCTGAAGCTGCTGAGCTATGGTATCGCTTAGTATATTTAAAAGTTTAGACTTTCATTGTAATCGACAATTTCTTATTAAGAATTGGTGAATGGGGATACCGACAATGGGATCTCAAGGTGGGGCTGATGGTAATTGCAAACAGTCACAGTTCCAACCTTTGGCACGGCAAAACTCAATTTACAGTCTTACCTTGGACGAGGTACAGAATCAGTTAGGTGACTTGGGGAAGCCACTCAGCAGCATGAACCTTGACGAGCTTCTAAAAAATGTATGGAGTGCTGAAGCTAATCAGATCATGGGTATAGATATTGAAGGCAATACACTGGTCAATCAAGCTCAACTGCAGCGTCAGGCAAGCCTGTCATTAACTAGTGCATTGAGCAAGAAGACAGTTGATGAGGTTTGGAAAGATATTCAACAAagcaaagatgaagaagaaaagaaatctcAAGAACGACAACGGACTTTGGGAGAGATGACTTTGGAGGATTTCTTGGTCAAAGCCGGAGTTGTTGCTGAAGCTGAAGCATCTTCAGACAAAAAATATGCTGATCCTCTAGTTGGGGTTGATGCAAATGTGGCAGCACAGTTGCCACAAGGTCAGTGGATGCAGTACCCACAACCACAATATCAGCATCCACAACAAAGTATGATGGGGGTATACATGCCAAGCCAACCTTTACAACCACCAATGCATGTAGGTGCTGGAGCTATGATGGAATTGCCGTATCCTGACAACCAAGTTGCGGTGCCTTCACCCTTAATGGGTACGTTATCAGATACGCAGACACCTGGGAGGAAAAGAGGCAACCCTGAGGACATAGTTGAGAAGACTGTTGAGCGAAGGCAAAAGAGAATGATAAAGAACCGGGAATCTGCTGCACGTTCGCGAGCAAGGAAGCAGGTCAATATTTCATATCTTTTGGTTTATAAGTCCACACACAAGGTTTTCTTTTTGCAATTTTAGCTGAACATTGAAAACTGTTAACAGGCATATACAAATGAACTGGAGAACAAAGTTTCACGCCTGGAGGAGGAAAATGAAAGGCTAAGGAAACAGAAGGTCAGGTTTCTTTTAGTATGATgtatatttgtatttgtttcatttgatttctctaATACATCTTGAATTGGTGACTGATGATTGTTGCTTGCTTTAATTCAACTGCGATTAGTAAAACTCTTTCTTTCCTCCTCATTAGAAAAGAGAGAATCTTAGTTGgcttcttttctttcatttggCAGTAGGAAGTTGTTTGTTTTGCATCAGATTTAATTATTTAGATACAAGCCTGTTGCAGGTAATTGAAACATGCACACACAGGCACCACTAACTAAGTTCATCAATGGATGATTATGACAGAGTCATTGATTGTGGAGAAACAGTGATGTAGGAATTAGGATAGATTTGAAAAACATTGTATAAATGCTTTAGCTGGTAATTGTCTTTTTTTAGTGTATCCGAATCTTTGACCCAATTAATCACTAGGCgctccccaccccaccccaccccaccaccCCCCCCTCGGGGCCTGACCCCACAACATTTGGGGAGCGAGAAACTCTAGCATTTGCTAGGTGGGTACCGTGGGAGAGAGTCGAACCCCAGACCAATTGGTAGCTAGAGTTTGATAAAATTACAGATTGGTAGCTGCATGATTGAAAAACATGAAGAATTCTTAGGGGCATTATCCAGTATTCAATAAATTAGAAAcatcaaaagcaaaaaaacTCATGAAAGAAATGAAGGAAACAGGGAGAACATTAATTGTTCATTCATCAATACCATCTTAAGGACTGTACAATTGTCTTCCTTAAGGAGTGTTCTTTCCCTTCAATAGctgtactttttcttttgagcaAGATGCATGGAGGAGTCACTCTCCAATTCCCTTTTTACCTTTTCCGTGAAGTTTCCATGCCATCCTGCAAGTAAACCACTAATGGACCCTAGAAGCATCCATTTAACCTTGGGAAAGGACAAATAGCCGTAATTAACCTGGGGACGAAGTGATAAATACGATatgatacaaataaaactttggcAGGGGTGAGTTTATAATGGATAAGAATGTAATGTTCTTTCTTTCCTGCTTCCTAGAAAATATTGGAGTCCACTTCCGTTCTAGGGCCTACAGATTGTGAATATGATCCTTTCTATTCAATAGGAAAACAGTAATTGCCTTGTGATATTGTGAATATTACTTCATATCCGGGCAAAATTTGAGCCCGGGTTTAGGACCTAAGGTAGAATCCTTGACATATGGGCGGTTAAGAATCTATTGTACTTTTTCCTAGTTCCTGGAGAAGATTGGAGTATGCAACAGTCATTGCCTCAATCTCATGAATGAAACTTCATATCCTGGTGAAATTTGAGCATGGATTTTGGTAGAGCCCTCGACTTATGTTCAAATATAAGGGAAtcttcgttgttagatgctaAGTCTAAGGCAAGTTTTATCCTAATATCAGTGCCTCCACTGGTTGGGGTCTTTCACCCTGAAGTTTGATTTAACATAACCCATTATATCGGAACTGCAATCTTGATTAGTAGATCATATGCAGTCACCGTGTGTCCACCGGATATGTGCACAGTTGTGTCAGaagatttcatatattttttaaaggaTGAAGTGTGAAGCTCTAGACTGTGAGTTATGTTGTAAGTTCTTTTGGTACTCCTAGCATCTCAGTGTACCTCATCAGGTTTGATAATTTGAGCACATGTACTCACTTAATTCAGATGTACATGTATAAATTACAATCTAAGAGTCTAAATGAATTTGCGGTTTAAATATAAATGCTAAATGGAATTTGATGATATTCAACCTAAGGATTAAAAAAGAAGCAGCATAAAGGTAATGGTATGTATAGCACAATATAACCTTAAAAGGGGTTGGGGGCTCATCCCTTTTCATCCACTCTTTTACATGTGGCTATTAGTTAGCTAAATTATTCCAAAATTTGCAGAGTTTGATACAAATGTATCTACCCAAGAAAAGCCATGTACTAACTAATTTAAATATTTCGAAGATATTGAGTCATCACACACTTGTTTATTGCATGTTTTAAGGCTAGTTATTAGAATAACCAATACAACTTTGTATCGCATTTGTTTGTAGTTGATGTGGTTGTCTTAATGAAGAGGATTTTTCCTGACTAGTGTTAAACTTACGGGTGATACCTTTTCTTAAGGCAGTTATTTTGTGCATGAGTAGGATTTTCCTCAACGATTTTCATGAGCATTAACTCATGGATAGTTATAAGCAGCTTTACAAGTGGCATTATTGAGGAGATAGTTTGAATGTCTAGATAAGGTTTTACACTTGATCATACTCTAATGTCCAGATGGCTTCCGTATATGACCATTTTCCCCATAAATTAAAGTTTTGTTACAGATAATGTTAGGAAAATCTATAGGTACACTACAATGCATACTATACCGACCTACTATTATGTAAACTCCAAAATCCCCGTTTACCCTctaaacaacattttttttctttgaaaggAAAACAAATACTAAACTGCCTGCTTCTGCTTCTGGCTCTGGTGCTGACTGGCCTCCCTGCAACCCTAATGTGTGTTGCTGGGAGACAAGTCCCAGGGGGGGGGGGGACTCACCGCCGGGCAGGGAAgacttcttttcatttttattaaagttatttttttcttttcgtttttgCTCTTTTAAGCTTATTCAAATGGTAAAGATAGGAAGTTTCGAGAAAATAAGGTGCATAGTTAATATGGAGTAAATTGTTGGGTACCCCAATTAAATTTTCCAGGATGTTATGAGTACATTATTATCAATGTTTTTACTGACATGCTTTCAAGACTTATGATCCAGAGTTAGTAGTTTAGAGTTTTAGCCTTGTAAGTTTAGGTTGTAGCTTGTGTAGTAGCTGATGAATGTTCTTACTATTAGTTCCACCTTGAATATTGGGATTGTTTCTTGCTCTCACAATGCTTTTGTTGGCAAGCAGATACTCCTAGTTTCTAATGAATGTTTAAGTTCTAGGGCAAAGTTGGACATGGCATGATTTTTTGGAACGTGGTGATTGTGGATGAGGTGTAGAAGTGTGTCGGGGTTTACTTTTCAACTTTGCTTTAGGTTTGGGGAATGGGTGCGAGTATTTAGCATCCTAATATGTCTAGTCATATCCCTTTGAGGAGCACTTGGTTCTTTGTAAGTTTGGCCATAAGAAGGAATGCTTGTCCAATTATTCTGGTGAAAGTGCAAGAGAGAGTGGGAGGGGAAAGTTGGTGTAAAGGGATGTAATTGGGTTTAATGTCTGTCAGGATCTTCTAACAGGATTGGAATGTAGATTCTGAAAGGGATTATTGTTTCAAAATCCTTGTGAGTGGCATGCTTTGCAAGGGTTGACATGCCACCAATTTTTTAATTGTAAAGATGACTGCATTATCCATATGTTCGGGCCTTCTTGTACCAGTTGTTAGTGATGCAACCCATTTCTACACGTGTTAACTAAAATTAGTTCCTAGGAATAAGTATGGAAGAGAGAGTGGAGAAACTTTAACTTAATTGAGGACTCAAAGTGGGCAGCACATAGAACAAACTGAATCGTACCTTAAAACGATAGTCTGAAAGCCAATATTACATTTGTTGgactttttatttaataaaatgttTGTTTCTCCTCacaaaagtaattaaaaaatttgatgtcccgctttttaattttcatctgTAGTTTGGACTTCATTATCTACTTGTGTTGTTTTGGAGGATCTACTTCCTCCTTTCATTATCTACACTTTTCATTCAACTTGCATTCTATTTTTCCAAGCTGGTAGAAAACTTGCTGCCTAGTTTGTTCTTGACTTTGCATGACGTTGAGACAACGCCTTGATTAACTGCTCATTTTCTACCTTGTATGGTTTTGATGGAAAAGCTATATGGATTATCAACTAATGAAAGAGGGGAGAGGGAGATGAGACCAAGAAGAGAGATGCAAATTTTGTTcatctctctcatctttctATCTCATTTGTCCTTCTCCATTCTTCAAATATTattgaaaataaagaaaattttcaGACCAGGCTTgagaattttctaaattttaaaTCAAGAACGAAACAAAGTATCAATTTTTTGTATATTAGATATCTTATTCGTTTTACTTTGTGTCCTTGCAGGAGCAAGAGAAGGTGTTGCCGAGTGCTCCGCCTCCGGAGCCAAAGTACCAGCTTCGTAGAACGACATCAGCTCCATTCTGAAATTTGTATCTATATGCATCTGCTGCTTGtgctttcctttcttttcaCTTCTTTGTGACATTAGTTGCGTTAGGAATTTTCATCGAACCATTTTACTCAATTGTCCTTAAGACTTGTCCAGAAAATATTAGTGTTGTGTTTTCGAAATTGTTGTGTTCATGGTGTCTTGCTGCCTGCTGCAACCCATGCCATTTAGAATTAGTCCACGCCCGTTCTTAGCCATGTTCTTTGCTGGGGTTCGGGTTTGGGTTCTGGTTCTAGTAAGTCTAATTCGTAGTACAAATATATCTGGTGATGGTAAAGTGATGACTCATTGACATCAGGGGTTGAGGATTGGCACGAAGCGCCTGCGTTCAGGTTTCAACGGAAAACATTGGCCTCATCACATTTTTATCTTGGGTAATTCTGGCACTGCCGCACCGCGGCCGTCACCGCCTTTTGCTTCACGGAGTCTCTGAAATTGCATCTGAGCGGCTACCAATATGGCCGCAGCGTGTTGGTCCAACTGCGGTAAAGAGAAAACAGCAAGCTCTGAAGAACCTCATAAAAACACCATCCAGAAATGCCAAAACAGCAGCTGCATCTCCTTCAAACATCACTGGGAGCTACCCATCTCTGTCGCACACTGGTAGTGCGAGGGTTTCTTTGACCTTGCCGTTGCTTATAAACTTTCAACGATTCCCTGACATTCATAACGAGCTCAACTGGAGTTGCTTTCCTTGCCATAATAGTTCATTCCGCGTCTCCCATAGGTTCCATAAAATCATTAGTAATTCAAACTTCGCCACAGGAAAAGAGGGAGCACTTTGTATCAACCAAGCCCTTATACTTAGGTGGCCAAAGACATTAATCCTCAAGCCTAACCCTGCGAACCAACGGCCGCAGCAAAGGAGCAATCTCGAAGAACATGCTCTATTGTTTCAACCCATCGTCCACATGCTAAACACAACTCGTCAACATCGACCTTCCGATGCCTTAGTTTAGCTTTTGTTGGTAACGCATCCAGGCAACTCCGCCAAGCTGCAATCTTCGCTTTCCCCAGTGTTTGGATGAATATTTAATGTTGGGCTCAATACAATTAAAGGCCCAAGCGTGCAAAAATCAGAAAAGAATTAGGTTGGGACATGTGGCAGCTTAGGAAGAATTTAAAACCATTTTTAGCGGCTAATAGGCAGCATGCCAATGTAAGAAGTGACAAGTAGTAGAGGGCAACTCACCCTCAGCAAAAAGTACTTTTCCATGGCATGGATATCTAATTTAGCAAAGGCTGATGATGGCTCACCGTGCTCTGGAAGACATCACCAAAAGGGAAGGCTTGGACAATCGGGCTAGAAAAGTCTATAAAAGCTATGAAGGGCGCAAGCATACGTCTCTCTCTCAACCAATCAATCAAGCAACTCTCAATACACTCAACAACGAAATTAGAAAAAGCTTTAGTTCGTTCATCCCTTGTCCCTTTCAAGTCGCATGTCTACCATAAAAAGCTCTCTTTTGTCCAGTTTTAGAAGCTCTACTACCATTCCTTTTGTTGTAGTATCAATCCCTTGAGTAAACCTCGTTTATATTTCCTTTTCCAAGATTTCAATCACTGTCAAATACAAGGAGAGGTGTCTGCAAGAGGATGAACCTTGCCCAACAAGGttgtaatcttgcccgaatctCCTTTATTTGTATTTACGTAGAATAGATCTGCTATTTCTATATATTGAATTAAACCTTGTATCATTTTTAACTAATTCCATTCAAGTGTTAGTTATGATTAACCCTGATAAACTAATTACTCTTGTTTCTTTGCCATCCACTTAAGGTAATAATTAAGGAATTAACTTGAGTGACCTTGAACTCTTTTGTGAACGAACGTATACCACTATACATGAAAGTTCTTGATCAAAAGGCAAGAAAAGAATTTAATACAGACTTAACACATCTATGAACAATCCTAATAATCCAAGAAGTTAAAGTGACTTGTGGTGCAAGAAATTGATTAACTAAACAACCAAGTAAACAATTTGTTAAACAAAAAGAACAGTGGCACACTCATATTcatgttaattttgattgtgagcttGAAGGCCTAataaaggccccacaaaggcaccattCAAACTAACAATAAACGTATATCACAAAAGATGCAGAAACAAACCTTGCCCAACATGCAAGATAAGGGGAGTTATGTGAGGGACAAATCTAACCCGACCACGCGGCACTGTCGCATTCCACAGTTTTTTCCACAGCAACTTTTCACCTTCCTCTGAGACTGAAGGTCCCGCTGCACTACCACCAACTTACACAGCTTGGCGAAGGAATAAACACTCTTAGTGAAGGTAATAAacacaaattaacaaaaaaagattACAAGAGTTACAAAATGTGAAAGACTAAAAGACTCCATCTTAATTTTCCACTAACAACAAATAACGACAACAATTTTAATTTCCCACTAATATCAAATAATGAGAACTGTCTTAATTTTCCACTAATGACAACCATAATTatcttatttaaaattaaaaatgcaCCAACATAAATCACCAACTTGATCAAACTCCAGTAACTTAATGTTACCAACTTcctttcctatatatatacaccAACCATTAACATATACTCGTTTCTAATAGTCACCATTCTCATACACCAACCCTTAATCATGGCCCCTTACCGAGCCTTGACAATCCGTGCTTCCAACGCCGTTGTGTGGGACTACCGCACAGGGCGGCCACTGGATGAGCCCCCAAGTCCACAGCCGCCACCATGAGATTTGATACGTTATGCTATGCCAAATGGGATAGAGGCTATAACATCACTAAGCAGTGGAAACATAAATGGTCACCATCAACTCCTACATCGAAACACAATTGCAACTTGTTATGCCTTTCGCAAAAGGGCCAAAGAAAGGATGGGGGCGAGAAGAATTTATGTCTACTACGATAGATTCTCTGCTGGCCATGAGTGGCTTTTGGATGGTTGGGTGGCCGAAATGAGGACCACGTAGTCGGGCCAACATTGGGTAACAATCTCTTACATCTAAACTATTTTCATATCAAGTGattctatatattttttgtcCATTTAtattcaaggttctaaaagacgctgcCGCTAGTTGGACGGCGGGCAGAGGTTTAGTGCGGCCTAGGtggatttatgt
This is a stretch of genomic DNA from Malus domestica chromosome 02, GDT2T_hap1. It encodes these proteins:
- the ZIP1 gene encoding ABSCISIC ACID-INSENSITIVE 5-like protein 2 isoform X1; translated protein: MGIPTMGSQGGADGNCKQSQFQPLARQNSIYSLTLDEVQNQLGDLGKPLSSMNLDELLKNVWSAEANQIMGIDIEGNTLVNQAQLQRQASLSLTSALSKKTVDEVWKDIQQSKDEEEKKSQERQRTLGEMTLEDFLVKAGVVAEAEASSDKKYADPLVGVDANVAAQLPQGQWMQYPQPQYQHPQQSMMGVYMPSQPLQPPMHVGAGAMMELPYPDNQVAVPSPLMGTLSDTQTPGRKRGNPEDIVEKTVERRQKRMIKNRESAARSRARKQAYTNELENKVSRLEEENERLRKQKEQEKVLPSAPPPEPKYQLRRTTSAPF
- the ZIP1 gene encoding ABSCISIC ACID-INSENSITIVE 5-like protein 2 (The RefSeq protein has 1 substitution compared to this genomic sequence) produces the protein MGIPTMGSQGGADGNCKQSQFQPLARQNSIYSLTLDEVQNQLGDLGKPLSSMNLDELLKNVWSAEANQIMGIDIEGNTLVNQAQLQRQASLSLTSALSKKTVDEVWKDIQQSKDEEEKKSQERQRTLGEMTLEDFLVKAGVVAEAEASSDKKYADPLVGVDANVAAQLPQGQWMQYPQPQYQHPQQSMMGVYMPSQPLQPPMHVGAGAMMEVPYPDNQVAVPSPLMGTLSDTQTPGRKRGNPEDIVEKTVERRQKRMIKNRESAARSRARKQAYTNELENKVSRLEEENERLRKQKEQEKVLPSAPPPEPKYQLRRTTSAPF